The following are from one region of the Anomaloglossus baeobatrachus isolate aAnoBae1 chromosome 1, aAnoBae1.hap1, whole genome shotgun sequence genome:
- the LOC142296925 gene encoding uncharacterized protein LOC142296925 yields MAHNQTNNVTESDYSASAGSSTPMNPASEGGPHIVQHPNLQSEPHQQSYSAEDTIQQAVVTSQPAHQLASEAAPPQKLLATHTLGHIRRRLSRRREDTALLPELIDARIVHILNTLTLETDVERFCRSLTPHLATVPRQYQVRVRAAILMLIDASQDDRDPSQVLSVIEHWRTGQQAMQQPPAAPTLHCHHVPPGTSMNADVHRFGQHLQASSVAESQEPPAASRYGQVFPVAPNHPTHAAQIYRCISGQQSQQPPDVQYTEEPPTCNYPHLPPHQHSCLPFGAVPLSPCCSTILPQFAPHTQSNPPNPCRNNTHSTVHTAFNS; encoded by the coding sequence GACTAATAACGTAACAGAATCGGATTACTCTGCTTCAGCGGGATCCTCAACCCCAATGAACCCAGCGTCAGAAGGTGGTCCACATATAGTACAACATCCCAACCTGCAATCTGAGCCACATCAGCAATCATACTCAGCTGAGGACACCATTCAACAAGCAGTGGTGACCAGCCAGCCAGCACACCAACTAGCTTCAGAAGCAGCACCACCCCAAAAGCTGCTTGCTACGCACACTCTTGGGCATATTCGTAGAAGACTGAGCAGGCGTCGTGAAGACACTGCTTTATTGCCAGAGCTAATAGATGCCAGAATTGTGCATATACTGAATACGCTGACTTTGGAAACAGATGTGGAACGATTTTGTCGGTCCCTTACTCCTCATCTAGCTACAGTTCCACGCCAGTATCAAGTTCGGGTCAGGGCAGCAATTCTTATGTTAATTGATGCAAGCCAAGATGACAGAGACCCCAGCCAAGTGCTTTCTGTCATTGAGCACTGGAGAACTGGCCAGCAGGCAATGCAACAGCCACCTGCTGCCCCCACACTGCATTGCCACCATGTGCCTCCAGGAACCTCAATGAATGCTGATGTACATAGGTTTGGCCAGCATCTTCAGGCTAGTTCTGTGGCAGAAAGTCAAGAGCCACCTGCTGCATCCAGATATGGGCAGGTTTTTCCAGTTGCACCAAACCACCCTACACATGCTGCACAAATATATAGATGCATTTCAGGCCAGCAAAGCCAACAGCCACCTGATGTACAATATACAGAGGAGCCACCTACATGCAATTACCCACATCTCCCACCTCACCAGCACTCCTGTCTCCCCTTTGGAGCAGTACCTTTATCCCCATGCTGCTCCACAATTTTGCCACAGTTtgccccacacacacaatcaaACCCACCCAATCCATGTAGAAATAACACCCACTCAACTGTGCACACAGCCTTCAATTCCTGA